The following proteins are co-located in the Chaetodon trifascialis isolate fChaTrf1 chromosome 14, fChaTrf1.hap1, whole genome shotgun sequence genome:
- the mthfd1b gene encoding C-1-tetrahydrofolate synthase, cytoplasmic isoform X5, whose protein sequence is MTVCVCVRVCNTVLSAKRFLTSHQPGKWNISYTKLNLQKPVPSDIVISRSCVPKPIDRLAREVGLLSDEVELFGKTKAKVQLSIIKRLQAQPDGKYVVVTGITPTPLGEGKSTTTIGLVQALGAHMKVNVFACVRQPSQGPTFGIKGGAAGGGYSQVIPMEEFNLHLTGDIHAITAANNLVAAAIDARMFHESTQSDKALYNRLVPLSGGQRKFSPIQINRLKRLGIEKTDPSTLTEEEITRFVRLDIDPSSVTWQRVLDTNDRFLRKITIGQSPTEKGYTREAQFDITVASEIMAVLALTSSLEDMRQRLAKMVVATSRSGQPITTEDLGVSGALTVLMKDAIKPNLMQTLEGNPVFVHAGPFANIAHGNSSILADKIALKLVGPDGFVVTEAGFGADIGMEKFFNIKCRYSGLRPHVVVLVATVRALKMHGGGPTVTAGMPLPKEYIDENLELLEKGCSNMKKQIENAQHFGVPVVVAVNAFKTDTEAELDLVCSVAKAAGAFDAVRCSHWAEGGAGAVALGQAVQRASEAPSNFKFLYDLELPISDKIRIIAQKIYGADDIELLPEAQHKVELYTKQGFGNLPICMAKTHLSLSHEADKKGVPTGFILPIRDIRASAGSGFLFPLVGTMPTIPGLPTRPCFYDIDLDPETEQVNGLF, encoded by the exons atgactgtgtgtgtgtgtgtgcgtgtgtgt AACACAGTGTTGAGTGCAAAGCGTTTCCTGACAAGCCATCAGCCAGGGAAGTGGAACATTTCTTACACCAAACTCAACCTCCAGAAGCCCGTGCCGAG TGACATTGTGATTTCTCGCTCCTGTGTGCCAAAGCCCATCGACCGTCTGGCAAGAGAGGTGGGCCTGCTCTCCGATGAGGTGGAGCTCTTTGGCAAGACTAAGGCCAAGGTCCAGCTGAGTATCATCAAACGCCTGCAGGCCCAGCCAGACGGCAAATACGTGGTGGTCACTGG cattACCCCCACCCCTCTGGGTGAAGGAAAGAGTACCACCACCATCGGCCTGGTCCAGGCCCTGGGAGCCCACATGAAGGTcaatgtgtttgcgtgtgtccGACAGCCCTCTCAGGGACCCACCTTTGGCATTAAAG gtggtgctgcaggaggaggataCTCTCAGGTCATTCCTATGGAAGAG ttcaaCCTCCATCTCACTGGTGACATTCACGCCATCACGGCGGCCAACAACTTGGTGGCTGCTGCCATCGATGCTCGCATGTTCCATGAGTCTACACAATCTGACAAG GCTCTTTATAACCGCTTGGTCCCACTCAGCGGAGGACAGAGGAAGTTCTCCCCCATCCAGATCAACAGACTGAAA aGACTGGGCATAGAGAAGACGGACCCCTCCACTCTGACTGAAGAAGAGATCACCCGCTTCGTCCGCCTGGACATAGACCCGAGCTCTGTCACCTGGCAGAGAG TGTTGGACACCAATGATCGATTCCTGAGGAAGATCACGATCGGCCAGTCGCCAACTGAGAAGGGATACACGAGAGAG gccCAGTTTGACATCACAGTGGCCAGTGAAATCATGGCGGTGCTCGCCCTCACCAGCAGCCTGGAGGACATGCGTCAGCGTCTGGCCAAGATGGTCGTGGCGACCAGCCGCAGCGGTCAACCCATCACCACCGAGGACCTG GGTGTGAGTGGTGCCCTGACCGTCCTCATGAAGGATGCCATCAAGCCAAACCTGATGCAGACCTTGGAG GGAAACCCTGTGTTTGTCCATGCTGGCCCTTTTGCCAACATCGCTCATGGCAACTCCTCCATCCTGGCTGATAAAATAGCTTTGAAGCTGGTTGGACCTGATGGCTTTGTag TGACGGAGGCAGGCTTTGGTGCTGACATCGGCATGGAGAAGTTCTTCAACATCAAGTGCCGCTACTCAGGCCTGAGACCCCAcgtggtggtgctggtggccACTGTCCGAGCGCTGAAGATGCACGGAGGAGGACCAACG GTCACTGCTGGGATGCCTCTGCCTAAGGAATACATCGACGAG AACcttgagctgctggagaagggCTGCAGCAACATGAAGAAGCAGATAGAGAATGCACAGCACTTCGGCGTGCCGGTGGTGGTGGCTGTCAACGCTTTCAA GACAGACACCGAGGCTGAGCTGGACTTGGTCTGCAGCGTGGCcaaagctgctggagcctttGATGCCGTACGCTGCTCCCACTGGGCTGAGGGTGGAGCGGGTGCAGTGGCCCTGGGTCAGGCTGTCCAGAGGGCCTCTGAGGCCCCCAGCAACTTCAAGTTCCTCTATGATTTGGAG CTCCCCATTTCTGACAAGATCCGAATAATCGCCCAGAAGATCTACGGAGCGGACGACATCGAGCTCCTTCCAGAGGCTCAACACAAAGTGGAGCTCTACACCAAACAG GGTTTCGGCAATCTGCCAATCTGCATGGCCAAGACTCACCTGTCACTCTCTCACGAGGCAGACAAGAAGGGTGTGCCCACAGGGTTCATCCTGCCAATCAGAGACATCCGAGCCAGTGCTGGCTCTGGCTTTCTGTTCCCATTGGTTGGCACG ATGCCTACGATCCCTGGTCTGCCCACCAGGCCTTGTTTCTACGACATTGACCTGGACCCTGAGACTGAACAGGTCAATGGTCTCTTCTGA